In Bosea sp. PAMC 26642, the DNA window CTTCATCGTATTTGCGATCGTCGATCGGATATTTGGCGCAACGGCAGGACTGGTCGCCGCTGCCGCGACTTCAGTGATCCTGTTGGTGCGCGATGTCGTCCTACTCCGAAACTCTCCCAAGATCCTGGAGGTCGGCACGGCGCTCCTATTCGCCGGACTGGCCGCCTATACGATCATGGTGGGACGGACTTGGTCGGTAACCGGCGTCAGGCTTTGGGTCGATGCCGGGCTGCTTCTGATAGTTCTTGTGTCGATGATCGTCGGACGCCCGTTCACGCAACAATACGCGCGAGAGAACGTGGACCCGTCATTATGGGACAGCCCTCGGTTCATCCGCACCAACTATGTCATCACGGGTGCTTGGGCATTGGCCTTTGGCGTGATGGTGATTGCGGAACTCGTTCTGCTCTACGTGCCCGGCCTCCCGCAACAGGTCGGCGTGATTGCGATCGTGCTGGCACTCGTCGGAGCGTTTAAATTCACCGGCTGGTATCCTCAACACATCAAGAGCGTGCATAACTCTTGATTTTTGAACGAGCTTGCGGCGTCCGCTTCCGACCGATTGTGTTGAAGAAGTCGGTGTTGCTGGGGGCTTGAGGTTCTGATTCAGTCGTCGCTGCGGAGGGCGGCGCGATGATGGGCGAGCGGACGGTTGCGCAGGAGGCACTGTTCTACGAGTTCAGCCTGGAACGGCACGTCCCGGCCAATCATCTGCTGCGCGCCATTGATCGCTTTGTCGATCTGTCCGGCATTCGTGCGCATTTGCGCCCGTTCTACAGCGACACCGGCCGGCCCTCGATCGATCCCGAGTTAATGATCCGAATGCTGATCGTCGGCTACTGCTTCGGCATCCGCTCCGAGCGCAGGCTTTGCGATGAGGTCCATCTGAACCTGGCCTATCGCTGGTTCTGCCGGCTCGGCCTGGAGGGCGATGTGCCCGACCATTCCACCTTCTCGAAGAACCGGCACGGTCGCTTCCGCGATAGCGATCTGCTGCGCGAGGTCTTCGAGACGACGGTCCGGCGCTGCATGGCGGAGGGGCTGGTCGGTGGCGAGGGATTTGCGGTCGATGCCAGCCTGATCAAGGCCGATGCCAACCGCCAAAGCGGCGTGCCCGGCAAGGACGGGTTGGCACCCGAGGGCGCGAACCATGCGGTGCGCGAGTATCTGGCCGTGCTGGACGATGCCGCGTTCGGCGCAGCGACGCCGGTCGTGCCGAAGTTCATCTCGCCCGCCGACCCGGCCGCACGCTGGACGGCCGCCCATGGCGGGCAGGCCTTCTTCGCCTATGCGACGAACTATCTGATCGATCTGAAGCACGCCGTCATCATGGACGTCGAGGCGACGACGGCCGTGCGGCAGGCCGAGGTCGGCGCCGCGCGAACCATGATCGAGCGAACCCAAGACAAGTTTGGCACCTGGCCCGAGAAACTGGTCGCGGACGCCGCCTATGGCTCGGCCGAGAACCTAGCCTGGCTGGTGCACGAGCGCGGTATCGAGCCGCATATTCCGGTGTTCGACAAATCCCGACGCCGGGACGGCACCTTCAGCCGCTCCGACTTCGCCTATGATCACGATCGCGATCTCTACATCTGCCCGGACGGCAAGGAACTGCGGCAGTTCCGCCGGCCCTTCGCGGTGCCGCGCGACGGTATCGATCCCGACGGCCTCATGCGCTACCGGGCGATTAAGCGCGACTGCGACGCCTGTTCCCTGAAGCCGCAGTGCTGCCCGAAAGATCCTGCTCGCAAGATCCTCCGCTCCATCCACGAAGGCGCCCGCGACATGGCGCGCGACATCGCCGCCACCTATGCCTACGTAACTTCCCGCCGCGAGCGGAAAAAGGTCGAGATGCTGTTTGCGCACCTGAAGCGCATCCTCAAGCTCGACCGCTTGCGATTGCGAGGACCGAGTGGGGCCCGCGACGAGTTCCTCCTTGCCGCCACCGCCCAGAACCTCAGGAAAATGGCGAAACTGATGCCGGCCGGAGCACCGCCTCTGGCGGCATGAGGGCGAACGCCCTCTCAGCGATCCGTTCAGCCCCAATCGGCAGCCGACCCAGCGCCGACTTCTTCAACACAATCGGCCGATCTCGGACGTCCACGACCATTCCATAATGGACATTCGGCGAACAGGTGTCCGATGGAAGCGGCCGCAGAGTCCAAGAGGGGTCGCACCCAAAACCGAAAGCCCGGCATCTCGCCGGGCCCTTCGATCCTGAACTTTACGGCAGCCTAAACCGCCTCCCCCTTCTGCCTCTCGACATACTCCGTCTTCAGCCCCTCATGCACCGACCAGAACCCGCGCGGCTTCTGCCCCGTCAGCTGGTCCTCCAGCAGGCCCAGATGTAGGTGCCAGCCGCTGGAGACCATCGCCATCCGGTCCTTCGTCACCAGCCTGCGATGCGTCAGCACGAGGCGGACTTTTTCGCCCGCCGGCGTCAGCACGAACTCGATGTCGGAATCGGGCTCGCCCATGCCGACCCAGTTGAAGGCGAAGCGGTGCGGCGGCTCGTAGGCCGTGACCGTGCCGCCCATCAGCGCGCCCTCGTCGTTCATCTTGCGGGCGCCCTCGGGCGGCGGCTCGCTGGTGATCAGCGAATGCTTGAAGAACAGCGCGACATGCCCGCCGATGCGCGGCTCGGTTTCGCCGCCGCAGAACCAGGTCGCGCGCTTCTCGCCCTCGACCAGATAGGACCAGACCCGCTCGATCGGCCCCGGCAGCAGCCGCTCGAAGCGCACCGCGCCGCTTTCCAGAACCACGCCATACTCACTCGTCGCCATCGGCATCGCGCTCTCCATCCCGTTGTTCGGCTTTCGCCAGTTCTTGTTCCAGATCGTCGAGCCTCAAGCCCCAGAAGCCGCGGACCTTGCGCACCCAGGCATCGAAGGCGTCGAGCCCTTCGGGATCGAGCCGGTAGATCCGGCGCTGGCCCTCGACCGTGACCCGCACCAGCCCTGCCTCCTTCAGCACCTTGAGATGCTGCGAGATCGCCGGAGCGCTGATGCTGAACCGCGCCCCGATCTCCCCGGCCGACAATTCGCCCTGCCCCAGCATCTCGACGATGCTGCGGCGGGTGGGTTCGGCGAGGGCGGCGAAACGATCCATGGGCAGATAATTCGTTATTTACTTAATTAAGTCAATCGCGAATTATAGATGGTGGACACGCCGCCGTCATTCCGGGCGCAGCGAAGCGCAGACCCGGAATCCATCGTAAGGCACTGCGGTGCTCTATGATGGATTCCGGATCGGCGCCGCTGCGCGGCTTGTCCGGAATGACGGCTGGATGGGCCGGGTGTTATCGCACATGACATGGGAGCCCTTGCCTCGCGCCCCGCTCTGCGCCAAAGCAGCGGCCCCGCTCCGAAAGCACCTCGCCAACAGCCCATGCCGACCCGCAACGCGACCCTCGCCGGCATCGGCCTGATGCTGTTCGGCATCCTGCTGTTCTCCCTCAACGACGCGATGGGGAAATGGCTGGTCGCGACCTATACGGTCGGGCAGCTGCTGCTGATCCGCAGCGCCGCCGCGCTGGCGGTGCTGGCGCCCTTCATCGTCAGGCAGGGCGTGACGCGAACGCTCAGGCCGCAGCGGCCAGGTCTGCAGTTCCTGCGCGTCGTACTCGGCGCCTCGGAGACGGCGCTGTTCTATTTCGCGGTGTTCTACCTGCCGCTCGCCGACATCATGACGCTGTGGATGGCGGCGCCGGTCTGGGTCGTGATGCTGGCAGCCCTGCTGCTCGGCGAGAAGGTTTCGCCCGGCCGCTGGCTCGCGGTACTCGCAGGCTTCGTCGGCGTGATCGTTACGCTGGCACCCACCGGTGCGAGCATCTCCCTGCCAGCCCTGCTGGCGCTGCTCGGCAGCCTGCTCTTCGCGATCATGATGATCGCCGGGCGCTATCTGCGCGGTACGCCCGACGTCACGCTCGTCAGCTGGCAGACCTTCGGCACCCTGATCGTCGGCCTGGCCCTGCTTCCCTTCGGCTGGGTGACGCCGACGCTGGTCGATACGGCCCTTCTCGCTTTGCTCGGCATCGCCGCCATGGCGGGGCATCTCTGCGTCACGCGCTCGCTGAAGCTGGCCGAGGCGTCGGTCGTCGCGCCCTATCAATATACGCTGATCGTCTGGGCGCTGATCTTCGGCTGGCTCGTCTTCGGCGACTGGCCGACGCCGGCGATGCTGGCAGGCGCCGGACTGATCGTGGCCGCCGGCATCGCCCTGCCGCTGCTGGAGCGCATGGTCGGACCGGCCGGCGCCGATGGCTGAGCCCGGCTGAGCGGTCGAAAAGCCACATTCCCCATCGTTATGCGCCTGCAAGCGCCGCCGCGCCTTGACCCGCGCGCTACCAGCCGCCATCGTGCCGCACGATCGCCGACCATCGTTCACGAGGCTTGACCCATGCGCCGCGCTTTGCTGCGAACCGCCCTTCTGTCGTTCGCCTGCCTGACCGCCACCGTCTCCGCGGAGGCGATGAACCGCCGCCATGTCGATCCGCGCGACCGCGCCGAAGAGCGCATCATCCCGATGTACGGCAACCTGCCGGGCTGCGAGGATCCCTCCGTGCTCGGCGAGGTCACCAGCTGGTTCAACTCGCGCGAGGCCAAATTTTGGGGCCCGCTGCAGGCTGTGGGCTATGACCGCATCCAGTCGATCGGCTACCGGCCGCTGGGCGACGACTTCATCCCGCGCCGCTTCTGCACCGGCCGCGTCACGCTGAACGACGGCACCGTGCACCGCATCGACTACTCGGTCCGCGAGAATCTGGGCCTGTTCGGCTTCGGCTGGAACGTCAACTGGTGCGTCAGCGGCCTCGACCGCCATCGCGCCTATGCGCCCGACTGCAAGATGGCGCGCCCCTGAGCCGCCGACCCTTGCCGGGATTGATCCGCTCCTGGCTGATCGTTGCGGCCGGCATAGCTGCGATTCTCGGCCCGGCCAAGGCGCAGGGCCGCTATGAGCGCGGCGGCACGCCGGGCGATTTCGACTTCTATGTGCTGGCGCTGTCCTGGTCGCCGGGTTTCTGCGAACTCGACGGCGGCCGCGGCCGCAACAGCGAGCAATGCGCCGACGGCGCCGGCCTGCGCTTCGTCGTGCATGGCCTCTGGCCGCAGAACGAGCGCGGCTATCCCAGCGAATGCGGCCCGGCCGGCCGGACCCCGTCTCGGATCGCGCTGGAACAGGCGCAAGGGTTGTTTCCGAGCGAAGGACTTGCCCGCTACGAATGGCGCAAGCACGGCACCTGCTCGGGATCGAGCCCGAGCGACTATTTCGCCGATGTCCGCCGCGCCCGCGAGAAGATCGTCATCCCGCCGCAACTGGCGAAGGCCGAGCGCGACCAGACATGGACCGCGATCGATCTCGAACGCGCTTTTGTGGCCGCCAATCCGGGCCTGCGCACCGACATGATCTCGGTCGCCTGCAAGCGCGAGGTCCTGCAGGAGGTCCGCATCTGTTTCAGCAAGGACCTGCGCGATTTCCGAACCTGCCAGCAGGTCGATCGCTCCGGCTGCCGGGCGCGGGACATCACGGTCGTCGCGCCGCGCTGACACGAGCGGCAAACCCGCGTAAGAGCGCGCGATGAACTATCGTCACGGCTTTCACGCCGGCAATTTCGCAGACGTCCTGAAGCATTCGGTCCTGATGCGGATTCTCCTGCATCTCGGCGCCAAGGACACGCCCTATCGCATCGTCGACACCCATGCCGGCGCCGGCCGCTACGATCTCGGCTCGGACGAGGCGCTGCGGACACATGAGTGGAAGGACGGCGTCGCGCGGCTCGACCGCTCGCCCCTCGCGCCAGCCGTCGAGGCGCTGCTGAAGCCCT includes these proteins:
- a CDS encoding SRPBCC family protein, translating into MPMATSEYGVVLESGAVRFERLLPGPIERVWSYLVEGEKRATWFCGGETEPRIGGHVALFFKHSLITSEPPPEGARKMNDEGALMGGTVTAYEPPHRFAFNWVGMGEPDSDIEFVLTPAGEKVRLVLTHRRLVTKDRMAMVSSGWHLHLGLLEDQLTGQKPRGFWSVHEGLKTEYVERQKGEAV
- a CDS encoding ribonuclease T2 family protein, yielding MPGLIRSWLIVAAGIAAILGPAKAQGRYERGGTPGDFDFYVLALSWSPGFCELDGGRGRNSEQCADGAGLRFVVHGLWPQNERGYPSECGPAGRTPSRIALEQAQGLFPSEGLARYEWRKHGTCSGSSPSDYFADVRRAREKIVIPPQLAKAERDQTWTAIDLERAFVAANPGLRTDMISVACKREVLQEVRICFSKDLRDFRTCQQVDRSGCRARDITVVAPR
- a CDS encoding IS1182 family transposase, which codes for MMGERTVAQEALFYEFSLERHVPANHLLRAIDRFVDLSGIRAHLRPFYSDTGRPSIDPELMIRMLIVGYCFGIRSERRLCDEVHLNLAYRWFCRLGLEGDVPDHSTFSKNRHGRFRDSDLLREVFETTVRRCMAEGLVGGEGFAVDASLIKADANRQSGVPGKDGLAPEGANHAVREYLAVLDDAAFGAATPVVPKFISPADPAARWTAAHGGQAFFAYATNYLIDLKHAVIMDVEATTAVRQAEVGAARTMIERTQDKFGTWPEKLVADAAYGSAENLAWLVHERGIEPHIPVFDKSRRRDGTFSRSDFAYDHDRDLYICPDGKELRQFRRPFAVPRDGIDPDGLMRYRAIKRDCDACSLKPQCCPKDPARKILRSIHEGARDMARDIAATYAYVTSRRERKKVEMLFAHLKRILKLDRLRLRGPSGARDEFLLAATAQNLRKMAKLMPAGAPPLAA
- a CDS encoding DMT family transporter, producing the protein MPTRNATLAGIGLMLFGILLFSLNDAMGKWLVATYTVGQLLLIRSAAALAVLAPFIVRQGVTRTLRPQRPGLQFLRVVLGASETALFYFAVFYLPLADIMTLWMAAPVWVVMLAALLLGEKVSPGRWLAVLAGFVGVIVTLAPTGASISLPALLALLGSLLFAIMMIAGRYLRGTPDVTLVSWQTFGTLIVGLALLPFGWVTPTLVDTALLALLGIAAMAGHLCVTRSLKLAEASVVAPYQYTLIVWALIFGWLVFGDWPTPAMLAGAGLIVAAGIALPLLERMVGPAGADG
- a CDS encoding ArsR/SmtB family transcription factor, with the protein product MDRFAALAEPTRRSIVEMLGQGELSAGEIGARFSISAPAISQHLKVLKEAGLVRVTVEGQRRIYRLDPEGLDAFDAWVRKVRGFWGLRLDDLEQELAKAEQRDGERDADGDE